A single region of the Rhodococcus sp. W8901 genome encodes:
- a CDS encoding 2Fe-2S iron-sulfur cluster-binding protein, translated as MPTVTYTDHDGNSRVVEGSVGDSVMEVAMRNGVAGIIAECGGSLSCATCHVFVRPDQFEDLSAMDDMEDEMLYGTAVDRQDNSRLSCQVKLTDGMNLHVRTPETQV; from the coding sequence ATGCCCACAGTCACCTACACCGATCACGACGGCAACTCCCGCGTCGTCGAAGGCAGTGTCGGCGATTCCGTCATGGAGGTCGCGATGCGCAACGGCGTCGCCGGCATCATCGCCGAGTGCGGAGGCTCGCTGTCCTGCGCGACGTGCCATGTCTTCGTCCGGCCGGACCAGTTCGAAGACCTGTCGGCGATGGACGACATGGAAGACGAGATGCTCTACGGCACGGCGGTGGACCGCCAGGACAACTCCCGCCTGTCCTGCCAGGTCAAACTCACGGACGGCATGAATCTGCACGTGCGCACCCCGGAAACGCAGGTGTGA